A stretch of the Leptospirillum ferriphilum genome encodes the following:
- a CDS encoding IS256 family transposase → MREKTSLTVENLQNEEFSFASCLRNEVEMFLQQAIETECSMFLKKWDSLKDRREHQAIVRNGFYPKRTIRTGVGNVDVRIPRVRDRIHAGAEFHSTFLPPYLRRCRSFDVLIPLLYLERTLDKEWQVRLKSFLEKEIFEVSCNQFHRMREMLMILHHHLRNAPIPEDYPFLWIDGVSSRDPRDLEHNIFLLVVMGENPQGERKVLRFESGFRDARDQWDELLNDMKDKGLLSPLLVIGREDLGFWPSIRTIFRLTRRQLCWKQKEKTIQEKLREEDQGLLKNRLRNIWQADNRKEAEKRFQTFFRSYTEKYPEVMASLEKDRDSLLEFYHFPAEHWHKIRDTSCVYLSGRDIVPPPWTGSHP, encoded by the coding sequence ATGCGGGAAAAGACGTCCTTGACGGTGGAAAATCTCCAGAATGAAGAGTTCTCTTTTGCCTCCTGTCTTCGGAACGAAGTGGAGATGTTTCTGCAACAGGCTATTGAAACAGAATGTTCCATGTTTCTCAAAAAATGGGATTCTCTGAAGGACCGGAGGGAGCATCAGGCGATTGTCCGCAACGGATTTTATCCGAAACGGACGATCCGGACAGGGGTTGGAAACGTGGATGTCCGCATTCCAAGAGTCCGGGACAGAATTCATGCCGGAGCGGAGTTCCATTCAACGTTTCTTCCTCCTTATCTGCGAAGATGCCGTTCTTTTGATGTCCTGATCCCTCTTCTCTATCTCGAAAGAACGCTGGACAAGGAATGGCAGGTCCGCCTCAAATCTTTTCTGGAAAAAGAAATCTTTGAAGTCTCGTGCAATCAGTTTCATCGGATGAGAGAAATGCTCATGATCCTCCATCATCATCTAAGAAATGCTCCCATTCCCGAAGACTACCCGTTTCTCTGGATTGATGGGGTTTCCTCCAGGGACCCGAGAGATTTGGAGCACAACATCTTTCTTTTGGTCGTGATGGGTGAAAACCCGCAGGGTGAAAGGAAGGTTCTCCGTTTTGAAAGCGGGTTCCGGGATGCGCGGGACCAATGGGATGAACTTCTGAATGACATGAAAGACAAGGGACTTCTCTCGCCCTTGCTGGTCATCGGCAGAGAGGATCTCGGGTTCTGGCCGTCCATTCGGACAATCTTTCGTTTGACCCGAAGACAGCTTTGCTGGAAGCAAAAAGAAAAGACCATTCAGGAAAAACTGCGAGAGGAAGATCAGGGACTGCTCAAAAATCGTCTCCGGAATATCTGGCAAGCCGATAATCGCAAGGAGGCCGAGAAAAGGTTTCAGACGTTTTTCAGAAGCTACACGGAAAAATATCCGGAAGTGATGGCGTCTCTGGAAAAAGATCGGGACTCTTTACTCGAGTTTTACCACTTTCCGGCTGAACATTGGCACAAGATCCGGGATACGAGCTGTGTCTATCTTTCGGGCAGGGACATTGTTCCCCCTCCCTGGACCGGTTCCCACCCATGA
- a CDS encoding cbb3-type cytochrome c oxidase subunit I — translation MLTKKIPDGTASKTMFFSSILWLAIGTTLGFVTSLKLAYPDILAGTPYLNFGHIRPVHVMTVSFMWISMAFGAAILYMTPLLCGTKLWSERLGIFNAWMWNLGGFIADVGLDLGFESGREYSDFIWPVDVYVMAFILAPLALNLYMTILQRKVKGIYPTLWIFMACLLYFPTEYSLSQSVEIFHVTGLNEALLTWWSAHNLFGLWITPMSMAVAYYMVPKLTGNPLYSHKLAHLNFWSQFAFYSTPGAHHLMGAPIPEWLKSFASVSGVLILVPSMAFLANILLTMYGKWRLFVEVPALRWVATGTLFAIPLNFQGGFQQTRAINWYIHGTHWIVAHAHLGILGFSTFVEIGGTYYGIERLLRKKFNPTLELWHYWLTSIGFIIFWTSLTAAGLIQAAAKVYEVPYIDSVVATHPYMVARSWGGFLIITGQWIFLYNAYRTATSPSTVSTSPVAEGAVST, via the coding sequence ATGTTGACTAAAAAGATCCCGGATGGAACAGCATCCAAAACCATGTTCTTCTCGTCAATCCTCTGGTTGGCGATTGGTACGACACTGGGGTTCGTGACCTCGCTGAAGCTCGCTTACCCCGACATTCTGGCCGGAACCCCCTATCTGAATTTTGGACACATCCGGCCTGTGCACGTGATGACGGTGTCCTTCATGTGGATCTCCATGGCGTTCGGTGCGGCCATTCTTTATATGACCCCGCTTCTCTGCGGAACGAAGCTCTGGAGTGAGAGACTCGGAATTTTCAACGCCTGGATGTGGAACCTTGGCGGTTTCATTGCTGATGTTGGTCTGGATCTCGGGTTCGAATCCGGTCGGGAATACTCCGACTTCATCTGGCCGGTGGACGTGTATGTCATGGCGTTCATTCTGGCTCCGCTTGCCCTGAACCTCTACATGACGATTCTCCAGCGGAAGGTAAAGGGAATCTACCCGACACTCTGGATTTTCATGGCCTGTCTTCTCTACTTTCCGACGGAGTATTCTTTATCCCAGTCCGTGGAGATTTTCCATGTGACCGGTCTGAATGAAGCTCTCCTGACCTGGTGGTCCGCGCACAATCTGTTCGGTCTCTGGATTACACCGATGTCCATGGCCGTGGCCTACTATATGGTTCCCAAGCTCACCGGGAACCCTCTTTACAGCCACAAGCTTGCGCATCTCAACTTCTGGTCCCAGTTCGCGTTCTATTCCACTCCGGGAGCCCACCACCTCATGGGTGCGCCAATTCCCGAATGGCTCAAGTCCTTCGCTTCCGTGTCCGGCGTGCTGATCCTGGTGCCGTCCATGGCGTTTCTGGCCAATATCCTTTTGACGATGTATGGAAAATGGCGTCTGTTTGTGGAAGTTCCTGCATTACGCTGGGTGGCCACGGGAACCCTGTTTGCCATTCCCCTGAACTTCCAGGGCGGTTTCCAGCAGACCCGCGCCATCAACTGGTATATCCACGGAACGCACTGGATCGTGGCCCATGCCCATCTGGGTATTCTCGGCTTCTCCACCTTCGTGGAAATCGGTGGAACGTATTACGGTATTGAGCGGCTTCTCCGGAAGAAGTTCAACCCGACACTGGAACTGTGGCATTACTGGCTGACCTCCATCGGATTCATCATCTTCTGGACGAGTCTGACGGCCGCCGGTTTGATTCAGGCAGCAGCAAAAGTGTATGAAGTTCCTTACATCGACTCCGTGGTGGCAACACATCCTTACATGGTTGCCCGGTCCTGGGGCGGATTCCTGATCATTACCGGTCAGTGGATCTTCCTCTACAATGCCTATCGGACAGCGACCTCGCCTTCAACTGTCTCGACTTCCCCCGTTGCAGAAGGTGCGGTCAGCACATGA
- the pgm gene encoding phosphoglucomutase (alpha-D-glucose-1,6-bisphosphate-dependent), whose translation MPSSPLAGTFPSSNLLVDIPRLVSAYFSVKPDPSDPMQRIAFGTSGHRGSSFSASFNEDHILAVTQAICIYRKNYGIDGPLHLGFDTHALSWPAFVSALEVLTANGVHVRIARNDEYTPTPVISHAILTFNRGRSAGLADGIVITPSHNPPKDGGFKYNPPNGGPAGSEITGEIEKTANRLLENTLSGVSRIPFERALSSPLTHRYDFVTPYVTDLGSILDMEALSGSRIRMGVNPLGGAGVHYWGRIAEHYRLDLTVVNPDVDPTFRFMTLDKDGQIRMDPSSPDAMKGFLETARNYDIAFACDTDHDRHGIVTRSAGLLPPNHYLSVMIDFLFRTRSSWKPAVRVGKTLVSSHMIDRVARSLGRNVQEVPVGFKWFVEGLLSGDLGFAGEESAGASFLRRDGTVWTTDKDAIVPSLLSAEILAREGRDPGSCYRDLVSRFGDPVYARIEAPASPEEKARLQKLSPEDVKTRDLAGEPVLDILTRAPGNGAEIGGIKVTTESGWFAARPSGTENIYKIYAESFRGKDHLETLLAEARALVSQTLSR comes from the coding sequence ATGCCATCCTCCCCGCTCGCCGGAACCTTCCCCTCATCCAATCTCCTGGTGGACATTCCCAGACTGGTCAGCGCCTATTTTTCAGTCAAGCCGGATCCTTCCGACCCCATGCAGAGGATCGCTTTCGGAACCTCCGGGCACCGGGGATCCTCCTTTTCGGCAAGCTTCAACGAAGATCACATTCTGGCCGTCACCCAGGCTATCTGTATTTATCGGAAAAATTATGGGATTGATGGTCCTCTTCATCTGGGTTTCGATACCCACGCCCTGTCCTGGCCGGCCTTTGTCTCGGCCCTGGAGGTCCTGACCGCGAACGGGGTCCATGTCCGCATCGCCCGGAACGACGAATACACTCCGACACCGGTGATCAGTCATGCCATTCTGACCTTTAACCGGGGGCGATCGGCCGGGCTTGCCGACGGGATCGTCATCACCCCGTCCCACAACCCCCCGAAAGACGGCGGATTCAAGTACAATCCCCCGAATGGAGGCCCCGCCGGATCCGAGATCACCGGAGAAATTGAAAAAACGGCGAACCGGCTTCTCGAAAACACTCTTTCGGGCGTTTCGCGCATCCCCTTCGAACGGGCCCTCTCTTCTCCTTTGACCCACCGTTACGACTTCGTCACCCCGTATGTGACGGATCTGGGGTCGATTCTCGACATGGAGGCACTGTCCGGCTCCCGGATCCGGATGGGTGTCAACCCCCTTGGGGGGGCCGGAGTTCATTATTGGGGGCGCATTGCGGAGCACTATCGGCTCGATCTGACGGTGGTCAACCCGGACGTCGATCCGACCTTCCGGTTCATGACGCTCGACAAAGACGGACAGATCCGGATGGATCCCTCCTCCCCCGACGCGATGAAAGGCTTTCTGGAAACCGCCCGGAATTATGACATCGCGTTTGCCTGCGACACGGATCATGACCGCCACGGGATTGTGACGCGGTCGGCGGGACTTCTCCCCCCGAACCACTATCTGTCGGTCATGATCGACTTTCTCTTCCGGACGCGGTCGTCCTGGAAACCGGCGGTCCGGGTCGGAAAGACGCTAGTGTCGAGTCACATGATCGACCGGGTCGCCCGGTCCCTTGGCCGAAACGTCCAGGAAGTGCCGGTCGGATTCAAGTGGTTCGTGGAGGGTCTTCTGTCCGGCGATCTCGGGTTTGCCGGTGAAGAAAGTGCCGGTGCTTCTTTTCTTCGCCGGGACGGGACTGTCTGGACCACGGACAAGGATGCAATTGTCCCGTCTCTTCTGTCGGCGGAGATATTGGCCCGGGAAGGGAGGGACCCCGGCTCCTGCTACCGGGATCTGGTCTCCCGGTTTGGGGATCCGGTCTACGCCCGGATCGAGGCTCCGGCATCTCCGGAGGAAAAGGCAAGACTTCAGAAGCTGTCTCCCGAAGATGTCAAAACCCGGGATCTGGCCGGGGAACCCGTCCTGGACATCCTGACCAGGGCGCCCGGAAACGGCGCGGAGATCGGCGGCATCAAGGTCACAACAGAAAGCGGATGGTTCGCGGCCCGGCCCTCCGGGACGGAAAACATCTACAAGATCTACGCGGAAAGCTTCCGGGGAAAAGACCATCTGGAGACTCTTCTCGCCGAAGCCCGGGCCCTGGTCTCACAGACTCTTTCCAGGTAA
- a CDS encoding MFS transporter, with protein sequence MPGDERSVRGSSWFQSPWMVLVTVLLGTSMPLADTTSMNVGRFFITRALDSDPNEARWLGGGYSLFVAIGIPLSHRLLSFFPPRTLYTLATLGFMTGSVISMNAHFMPAMMVGRSLQGIAGGILLPLSVTLLTASFPEEKRANGLLLFSLGNALAVSLGPTLGGDLVDFAGWRWTMGIHLPLGFATLLLVQLTLEDHTIEDLRRFDMPGWLLFGIASFFLVYALMEGERFGWHSHFIFINFLLFLGMFFSYFLWAALFSDPIFPLELFQYPGFIVLSVINLFRSMSVFGRLYLLPLFLEDFYHFQAHQAGHLIMTGALVELLIPVLGTLLSNHVKLPWITIGFGTFFLGLANVAYLKLPVNAYPFFEVLLPNLVFGIGMAMVQVSITPLVQFTLPSRLFRIGNVTQLTIMFLGGTLGTVLARHFLNDLVPVFLTQRPFSPVQGEGTAHLDSIAYLSREYSYNMDFWIMGIIALIASGLAFLWLLVNVLPQTLSTSKNAFNTETSQNSPES encoded by the coding sequence GTGCCCGGAGATGAAAGGTCTGTACGAGGGAGCAGCTGGTTTCAATCCCCCTGGATGGTTCTCGTGACCGTCTTGTTGGGAACAAGCATGCCGCTGGCCGATACCACGAGCATGAATGTCGGACGATTCTTCATTACGCGTGCTCTGGATTCCGATCCGAATGAAGCACGCTGGCTTGGTGGGGGATACAGTCTTTTCGTGGCCATTGGTATCCCGTTGTCCCACCGGCTGCTCAGCTTCTTTCCCCCAAGAACCCTCTATACGTTAGCCACCCTGGGATTCATGACCGGATCCGTCATCTCCATGAATGCCCACTTCATGCCGGCCATGATGGTCGGAAGGTCCCTTCAGGGAATTGCCGGAGGAATTCTTCTCCCTTTGTCGGTGACATTGTTGACGGCCTCCTTTCCGGAGGAAAAGAGAGCCAACGGGTTACTTCTCTTTTCGTTGGGAAATGCCCTTGCCGTCTCTCTCGGACCGACACTGGGCGGGGATCTGGTGGACTTCGCCGGATGGCGATGGACCATGGGGATTCATCTTCCGCTGGGATTTGCGACTCTTCTTCTCGTCCAGTTGACACTGGAGGACCACACGATCGAAGACCTCCGACGCTTCGATATGCCAGGGTGGCTCCTGTTCGGGATCGCGTCCTTTTTTCTCGTATACGCTCTCATGGAAGGAGAGAGATTTGGCTGGCACAGCCATTTCATTTTCATAAATTTTCTCCTTTTTCTCGGGATGTTCTTCTCCTATTTTCTCTGGGCGGCCCTGTTTTCCGATCCGATTTTTCCCCTTGAACTCTTTCAATATCCGGGGTTCATTGTTCTCTCGGTCATTAACCTCTTTCGATCGATGTCGGTGTTCGGGAGACTTTATCTTCTTCCCCTCTTTCTGGAAGACTTTTATCATTTTCAGGCGCATCAGGCCGGTCACCTGATCATGACGGGAGCACTCGTCGAGCTTCTCATCCCTGTCTTGGGGACTCTGCTGTCAAACCATGTCAAACTTCCCTGGATCACAATCGGTTTCGGGACATTTTTCCTGGGACTTGCCAATGTCGCCTATTTGAAATTACCGGTAAACGCTTATCCTTTTTTTGAGGTCTTGCTTCCGAACCTGGTGTTCGGCATCGGCATGGCGATGGTCCAGGTCTCCATCACCCCCCTCGTTCAATTCACCCTGCCTTCCAGGCTTTTCCGGATCGGAAATGTGACTCAGCTGACGATCATGTTTTTGGGAGGAACACTGGGAACCGTTCTGGCCAGACATTTTTTAAACGATCTGGTGCCGGTTTTCCTGACCCAGAGACCATTTTCTCCGGTTCAGGGAGAGGGAACGGCCCATCTTGACTCCATCGCATATTTGTCCCGGGAATACTCCTATAACATGGATTTCTGGATCATGGGGATCATCGCCCTTATCGCTTCAGGGCTCGCTTTTCTTTGGTTACTCGTGAATGTTCTGCCCCAAACCCTTTCCACTTCTAAAAATGCCTTCAACACAGAGACTTCCCAAAATTCTCCGGAGAGTTGA